Proteins co-encoded in one Candidatus Kuenenbacteria bacterium genomic window:
- a CDS encoding HU family DNA-binding protein, with protein sequence MAKMTKSALLQALADKTGMTKKDVASFLEKMVELAYSEVKKNGEFVVPGMGKMVKVMRKAREGRNPATGETIKIPAKTVVKFRVAKAAKEAVL encoded by the coding sequence ATGGCCAAAATGACGAAATCAGCCTTGTTACAAGCTTTGGCAGACAAGACTGGTATGACCAAAAAAGACGTTGCTTCTTTTTTGGAAAAAATGGTCGAATTAGCTTATTCTGAAGTAAAGAAGAATGGCGAATTCGTAGTGCCTGGTATGGGTAAAATGGTAAAGGTTATGCGCAAAGCTAGAGAGGGTAGAAACCCGGCAACTGGCGAGACTATCAAGATCCCGGCCAAAACAGTAGTAAAATTTAGAGTAGCCAAGGCCGCAAAAGAAGCAGTATTATAA
- a CDS encoding PilT/PilU family type 4a pilus ATPase gives MLLDQIFKIGVDKGASDVHLVVNEPPIIRINGVLYRLDDFGIINKKKVEELIYTILTPKQKEDFINTREMDVSHELSSGERFRVNLHFEKGNPGLVARIINTEPPTMESTNMPQIVYRLAELNQGLIILTGPTGCGKSTSLAAIINYINNSRAANIITMEDPIEFVFQPQKSIIRQRQYGFDFVSFPEALKHVLRQDPNVIMVGEMRDLETISSTITLAETGHLVLTTLHTPNASQTIDRIIDIFPPHQQDQIRMQLSMCLIGVIAQQLLPAPDGQSRVVAREIMINTPAVANLIRENKIAQIKTVIQTSSDDGMISMDQYLQQLIKEKLITKEIAKKYAIDGSVFNE, from the coding sequence ATGCTCTTGGATCAAATCTTTAAAATCGGCGTCGACAAAGGCGCCTCTGACGTCCACCTCGTCGTCAATGAACCACCAATTATCAGAATCAATGGTGTTCTTTATCGTCTTGATGATTTTGGTATTATCAACAAAAAGAAAGTTGAAGAATTAATATATACCATCCTAACGCCCAAACAAAAAGAAGATTTTATCAATACTCGAGAAATGGATGTCTCCCATGAACTTAGCTCCGGAGAACGTTTTCGTGTCAATCTTCATTTTGAAAAAGGTAATCCCGGACTGGTCGCCCGCATTATCAACACCGAACCGCCAACCATGGAATCAACTAATATGCCCCAAATTGTCTATCGGCTAGCCGAGCTCAATCAAGGCCTGATTATTCTTACTGGCCCAACCGGCTGCGGTAAGTCCACCTCACTCGCCGCCATTATCAACTATATAAATAACTCCCGTGCTGCCAATATCATAACCATGGAAGATCCGATTGAATTCGTCTTTCAGCCGCAAAAAAGCATTATCCGCCAGCGCCAATATGGTTTTGATTTTGTTTCTTTCCCCGAAGCCCTAAAACATGTATTAAGACAAGACCCCAACGTCATTATGGTTGGCGAAATGCGCGACCTAGAAACAATCTCGTCTACTATCACCCTAGCAGAAACCGGGCACCTTGTTTTGACCACCCTCCACACACCCAATGCCTCTCAAACAATAGACAGAATTATTGACATCTTCCCACCTCACCAGCAAGATCAGATACGTATGCAGTTGTCTATGTGTCTTATTGGTGTTATCGCCCAACAACTCCTCCCCGCTCCAGACGGACAAAGCCGCGTCGTGGCCAGAGAAATCATGATCAACACCCCAGCTGTCGCCAACCTCATCAGAGAAAACAAAATTGCCCAGATAAAAACCGTTATCCAAACCTCCTCAGACGATGGCATGATCAGTATGGACCAATACCTACAACAACTTATCAAGGAAAAACTAATCACCAAGGAAATTGCCAAAAAATACGCGATTGATGGCTCTGTGTTTAATGAATAA